GCGTTATTTCTTCCGCATGCGCCGCGTTTTTGAGGAAGCTCAGGATGTGCGCGTAAACGCCGGCCCAATATTGATCGAACAACGCGGCGAACGCCACCTCGTTCCCGGCGGCGGTTTCCCGCAGGAGCTGCTGTTCGTTCATGTCTTGTACAGTATCAGGCAACGTGGATGGTTTACGGCCGTAATATACGGGTTGCGGGGTAAAAATTATACTTTGATGCTTTTGCGCATTCCGCCATGGTGCGGCATTCTTACGTCCATCCTTCGTTCATCCTTCGTTCGCTGACCGTCAAACCCTTGCCAGCACTGGATACCAACGAAGGATGAACGAAGGATGAACGAAGAATGAATGAAGAATTGGCGTATATACACCCGGATATACGTCTATACCGCCAGCAGGCCGCTCCGCTTTTCCCAAAAACGGGGGTCATCTTTCCTGACATTTCCGCATTACTTTCATAATCCTTCCGACTTTCTTAAAATATTTTTCCAACTCATGTGTGATACGTATCATTTTAGCGTATACTGAAATAAAAATCTTTCGCTTATCAATTATAATTATTCATTATTTAATAGGCAGACTTTCATAAAACCGCTGTTAATTGCCTGAATAATCTTACATTGAGGGCCGTTTTGTTTTTTTATAACCTCTCAACCCTACTGTAACAAGATGTGTGGAATTGTAGCCTATATCGGCCAAAGGGAAGCCTATCCCGTAGTATTAAAAGGATTGAAAAGATTGGAATACCGCGGTTATGACAGCTCTGGTGTGGCATTGCTCAATGGCGGAAAGCTGAAAGTGTACAAGAAAAAAGGAAAAGTCGCCGAATTGGAAGATTATGTGACGGGCAAGGATGTAAAAAGCCACATCGCCATCGCGCACACACGCTGGGCCACACATGGTGAGCCTTCCGACCGCAACGCCCATCCCCACGTATCGGGCGACGGCAAGCTGGCCATGGTCCACAACGGCATTATTGAAAATTACATGCAGCTCAAACAGGAGCTGCTGAACAAAGGCCACCAGTTTTCCAGCGATACCGACACCGAAGTGCTCATCCACTTCATCCAGGAAATCAAGCAGAGCAACGAATGCTCCACCGAAGAAGCTGTGCGCATCGCGCTGAAGCGCGTGGTGGGCGCGTATGTGATCGTGATCGTGGACGAAGACAATCCCGGCACCCTCATCACCGCGCGCAAAGGAAGCCCGCTCGTGATCGGCGTTGGCAAAGGTGAGCATTTCCTCGCGTCAGATGCATCGCCCATCGTGGAATACACGAAAGAAGTGGTGTATGTGAACGATTACGAGATCGCCATTCTCCGGGCCGACGAGCTCATCCTCAAAAACATTTCCAACGAAATACAAACCCCTTATATCCAGAAGCTTGATATCGAACTCGCGGCCATAGAAAAAGGCGGTTATGATCATTTCATGCTGAAGGAAGTGTTCGAACAACCGCAGACGATTTTTGACAGTCTACGCGGCCGCCTCGACGCCAAAAACGGCACCCTCACCCTGGGGGGCCTCCGCGAACACCTCGACGTGCTCACCGCCGCGCGCCGCATCATCATCGTGGCCTGCGGCACCAGCTGGCATGCCGGGCTCGTGGCCGAATACATCATCGAAGAACTGTGCCGCATCCCCGTGGAAGTGGAATACGCTTCGGAATTCCGTTACCGCAATCCCGTGGTAGGCCCGGGAGATGTGATCATCGCGGTGAGCCAGTCCGGTGAAACGGCTGACACGCTCGTGGCCATGGAAAGCGCCAAGGAAAAAGGCGCCATCATCCTCGGCGTCTGCAACGTAGTGGGCTCTTCCATCGCGCGACTCAGCAACGGCGGCGTATATACGCACGCAGGCCCCGAAATCGGCGTAGCCAGCACCAAGGCGTTTACCGCGCAACTGGCCGTACTGGCCATGATCGCACTGAAAATCGCCCAGGCGAAGGGGTCCATCACCGAGCAACGGTTCCAGCACCTCCTCGAAGAACTGAACGATGTTTCCGAAAAAGTAGCCACCGCGCTGCAGCTCAACGACCAGGTGAAAGCCATCGCGGATAAATATAAAGATGCACGCGACTTCCTCTATCTCGGCCGCGGGTACAACTTCCCCATCGCGCTGGAAGGGGCGCTGAAGCTGAAAGAGATCAGCTACATCCACGCCGAAGGCTATCCCGCCGCGGAAATGAAACACGGCCCCATCGCGCTCGTCGATGAAAACCTGCCCGTGGTGTTCGTGGCAACGAAAGACAGCTACTACGAAAAAATCGTGTCCAACATCCAGGAAATCAAAGCCCGGAAAGGAAAAGTGATCGCCGTGACCACAGCGGGCGACGCCACGATCCCCACCATGGCCGATGACGTTATCGTTGTACCGGAGGCGGATGAACTGGTGGCGCCCATCATCTCCGTCATCCCCCTGCAGCTCCTCGCCTATCACATCGGCGTCAGCAAAGGGTTCGACGTTGATAAACCGCGTAACCTCGCCAAGTCCGTAACCGTAGAATAAAGCGCGTATGAATAATATCCAGAAGAAACCCCTCAGCCTGCTGGGCTACCAGTTCGTGGACGGGCGCTACCTGCCGAAGGGGCGCGACGAATATTACCTGCGCGACCAGCAACGCGGCAAATCCAACGTGTACCGCAAGCTGAAAGCCGGCGAAATCGAAACGCTCGTACGCAACGACAATACCTCCGACGACTGGAACAACATCTTCGTAGACAACGAATTCGACCCGCATCTCGTTCAACACTGCCAGTTTTACGGGATCGTCCGCATCGGAAAACTGGAACCTTACTTCCTGGAGTTCCATAACCTGCGGCTGCCCGTGGGCCTGTATTACAGCACCATCGCGTCTTGCGACATAGGCGACAACGTGGTGATCCATAACGTGAATTCCCTTTCGCATTATATCATCGGCAACGATGTGATCATCTCCAACGTCAACGAACTTGGCGTAACGGATCACAGCAAATTCGGGAACGGCATATTGAAGGAAGGCGAACCCGAAAGCGTGCGCATCTGGCTGGAACTTTGCAATGAAAACGGCGGGCGCAGCGTTTTGCCTTTCGACGGGATGCTGCCCGGCGACGCCTGGTTCTGGACCCGCAACCGGGCCGACGAAGCCTTGCAGAACCAATTCAAAGCGTTCACCGAAAAGCAATTCGACAAACGCAGGGGCTATTACGGCGAGATCGGCGACCGCACCGTGATCAAGAACTGCAAGATCATCAAGGATACTAAGATTGGGACAGACGCCTATCTCAAAGGCGCCAACAAGATCAAGAACGTAACGCTCAACAGCGACGCCACCGCGCCCACCCAGATCGGGGAAGGCTGCGAGCTGGTAAACGGGATCATCGGCTACGGGTGCCGCGTGTTCTATGGCGTGAAGGCTGTCCGCTTCGTAATGGCGTCGCATT
Above is a genomic segment from Chitinophaga pollutisoli containing:
- the glmS gene encoding glutamine--fructose-6-phosphate transaminase (isomerizing), with product MCGIVAYIGQREAYPVVLKGLKRLEYRGYDSSGVALLNGGKLKVYKKKGKVAELEDYVTGKDVKSHIAIAHTRWATHGEPSDRNAHPHVSGDGKLAMVHNGIIENYMQLKQELLNKGHQFSSDTDTEVLIHFIQEIKQSNECSTEEAVRIALKRVVGAYVIVIVDEDNPGTLITARKGSPLVIGVGKGEHFLASDASPIVEYTKEVVYVNDYEIAILRADELILKNISNEIQTPYIQKLDIELAAIEKGGYDHFMLKEVFEQPQTIFDSLRGRLDAKNGTLTLGGLREHLDVLTAARRIIIVACGTSWHAGLVAEYIIEELCRIPVEVEYASEFRYRNPVVGPGDVIIAVSQSGETADTLVAMESAKEKGAIILGVCNVVGSSIARLSNGGVYTHAGPEIGVASTKAFTAQLAVLAMIALKIAQAKGSITEQRFQHLLEELNDVSEKVATALQLNDQVKAIADKYKDARDFLYLGRGYNFPIALEGALKLKEISYIHAEGYPAAEMKHGPIALVDENLPVVFVATKDSYYEKIVSNIQEIKARKGKVIAVTTAGDATIPTMADDVIVVPEADELVAPIISVIPLQLLAYHIGVSKGFDVDKPRNLAKSVTVE